The Pangasianodon hypophthalmus isolate fPanHyp1 chromosome 25, fPanHyp1.pri, whole genome shotgun sequence nucleotide sequence CTGATGGAGTCTTGCAAGCCTTGACTATTCCACCGAATTATCCTTGTCTATATCTGAATGTTTTAATACAGAAAGACATttaagatataaaataatatgaaagcCATTTCTTTATGGAGGTAAAAATAATTGGAGTCACTCATGGCCTATAGGGTCTGGGTTGACAGAATcaagctgttactgaagaggaatgaatgaatacctGTGAGCAGCTAGACTCATGATATAGCTTTCAATCAATCTCCAAGCTTCAGTAAACACTATTTCAGCTTTTACAGGGAGTGGTTTCCTTGGCGCTAAACCTGTGATCCTCACAATTACTCATTTTACTCCTTTTTACTATGATCAGCAActatatttactcattttactACGATATACTCTTTCCTTAGTGATCACAGGGATACATAACATCTGTGTAAGCTTTTTATGTCAACTTATAGGGTTATTCTCTTAGGCAGCATTTGCCATAATAACTGCTTTCATCAGATCTGTTATTTACCTAAATCAaggttcatttaaaatgtatatgtttGGATTGTATTATATTTCATCTGTAAGTCATTTTAGATTTAATGGTATGCAACAAGGACTTAATCTAACTTCAAGTAACTCACTTGAGTCATTTTGAAACAAATCATTCTAATTATTCAAGTAAATGAGGAAGGAAACCAGTGAGCCTGCTTCAGGTTTCTATTTCAGTGCAAACAACATACCAGACAAGAACTCGGTGCAGGAAAGGTAagtatttttcacatgtttttatattttattcatcataTAGTACATTCAAATAGTATAGGATTGTAAGTATTGTTAAAATGCACAATATATGTGATGCTTAGTTCACTTATTAAATTTCAAATAGTATATCATTATACTTCCTGTAGTACAGAGGCCCTGAAGTGACGGCTTTGAAAAAAATTAGTGAAGTGCTGTGTCATTATTTTGATgaaatatcttgttatttttttcttgaagaTATTATGCTTCTTATCTTGTTGTttggatttaatatttaagaccCCACAATTGACTAATAAGACTAatcataaataatcattaaaaaaaccctgatgctctcatactgaacatccttttaaTGCTCTTAGTATTATTTGAGTATATAGCGTAAATCTGTTGAAGAGTAATGacttataatcacactatcaggtgtcacccagatgaggatgagttttGAGTCTGGTACCTCTGAAGACTTCTTCCTTATTTTCCCTTCCTTATTTACTGAATATTACTTTCTAAGTATTTCATTTAGAAGTACGCTGTTTCCCAGACACTCAGTAAACCAGActgttctgtcatctgtccttttgtgcaATTTGTACTTTAATTCAACAATGTGTACTCAATCTACAGTATCAACTtctagtttctcctccaaacatATTTTAGTGGCGTGTCATTCTACGTACACTTGTTATGAGTcaaaataatacagtaatacagtaagttattaagttaaaataacaaGATGATATATATTGAAATGACTAGTTAAGTCAAAATAAAGAGATGTCTTAAAATGACGAGTTATTAAGTctaaataatgagatattaagtcaaaatcaTGCCATAGCACTTCGGCTTTATTCACAACTTGCATTTCAGGGCTTCTCTGTAAGATTGAAACTTTTCCTAGTTATGTACTTTTccatctgtattttttattgagGTAACCATCggttaaatcattttatatgcgtgtattataattttaattttgataaTTATGTGGTTAAaccaaaagtaaaatataattcTAGTACTGTGCATCTTTATCACTAAATATAATCTGTCTTTAAGGGATGATGCAGCCATTAGAGCAAGACTTTTTTAGAGCAAGACTTTTTTCAGCAGCAGCAATTGTCCTGGTGTTGGCAGGTAAATCTGCTTCTGTAAAGCTGGTTTgtgtgtctattgttaaaaatatatatatataaactgaatCGAACTGAATTGAGATACTAAAAGTAACTGAAACACAGTCTGCCCATTtcaacacactgtgtgtgtgtgtgtgtgtgttttccaggagTTCAGGCTCAGCACAGTGTAACTCTCTCCTCTCAGCATctctgtgctgttactggaTCTACAGTAAAAATCCCCTGTACATTTACAAAACCTAAACACTCCGCCACACAGAGAGAGTGGTATCAAGTCCAGAGCTCTGAAGCAGAAACACAAGACCTGAGCAAAGATCCACAATACTCAGGACGAGTGTCTGTAAGCACAGTGACGTCTTCCTGTGAGCTGACACTGAGgaatgtgagagtgagtgacTCTGGAGTTTATAACTTCAGATTTAAAGTCACACAGAGAGGAGACTGGATATCAGCATCATCTGGAGttcatctgactgttacaggtaactaacacacacacacacacacactcaattatATGTTTAACTATATGAACATGCCTCACCTTGTTTATTATCTGCAGATCTGAAGGTTACAGTATCAGACTCAGGTAGTGGGCAAAAGAAGCTGAGCTGCACCGCCTGCACTCTGTCTAACAACCCCACTTACATCTGGTACAAGAACGGACAGCTTTTTACTGACCAGgacagaaatgaaatgtatgtCAGTCGTGAGGACGTAGACAGCTACTCCTGTGCTGTAAGAGGACATGAGGAGCTTCgctctcctgctgtctgtaaGAACTCACTTTAAacttcactcactctgtcttcATCTCACTGGCAGCTTCTGTTAGATTCCAATAAACTCACAGGCAGTGATTCATGACTGAATGATGTTGAGGTTACTGTAGTGtaactttattttacatttgagAAATTTCTGTTCCTTGTATGCTTCAGGTATTAGCTGCTGGAGTGTGACTTACTCCACCCAGACtatctgctctctgattggctcatcAGTGGACATACACAGTTATTACACCTACCCTCTTCATTACGAGGTCACAGAAGTGTTCTGGTTCATTAAAGAGCAGATCGGTGTTGAGCCTGTGGATGTGAGAGCAGATGAGGAGTATCAGGATCgagtgcagtacacacacagctcccagAATGACTGTAGAATGAGAATCACTAacttgacagagagagatgctCAAACCTACAGATTCAGATTCTACACTGATGATCCTCAAGGCAGATACACTGGCCAACCtggagtctctctgtctgtcacaggTAATGCTGTATGAGCAAGGATAAGTTAGCTATAAAGATATTCTACATTTGAAAATAACAGCAAACCGTGCTTATTACTTGCAGATCTGAAGGTTACAGTATCAAACTCGGGTAGCAGACAAAAGAAGTTGAGCTGCATCACCACCTGCACTCTGTCTAACAACCCCACGTACATCTGGTACAAGAACGGACAGCGTGTTACTGACCAGTACACACATGAACTGTCTCGGCATGACAGTAGTTGGGATGCAGGCAGCTACTCCTGTGCTGTAAGAGGACATGAGCAGCTTCgctctcctgctgtctgtaaGAACTCACTTTAAACTTCACTCACTCTGTCATCATCTCACTGGCAGCTTCTGTTAGATTCCAATAAACTCACATGCTTATTGATTCATGACTGAGTGATGCTTTATAATGAGTGATATAAGTTTAGATATCTGTTCTAACTCAGTTTGTATGTTTCAGGTGTTTTTGATGAGAAGAGCTGCTGGAGTGTGACTTACTCCACCCAGACtatctgctctctgattggctcatcAGTGGACATACACAGTTATTACACCTTCCCTGATCATTCCAACATCACAGAAGTGTTCTGGTTCATTAAAGAGCAGGTCGGTGTTGAGCCCGTGGAtgtgagagaggatgaggagtatCGGGGCCgagtgcagtacacacacagctcccagAATAACTGTAGTCTGAGAATCACTaacctgacagagagagacgctgAAACATACAGATTCAGATTCTACACTGATGATCCTCAAGGCAGATACACCGGCCAACCtggagtctctctgtctgtcacaggTAATGCTGTATGAGCAAGGATAAGTTAGctataaagacattctacatTTGAAAATAACAACAAACCATGCTTATTACTTGCAGATCTGAAGGTTACAGTATCAGACTCAAGTAGAGGGCAAAAGAAGCTGAGCTGTGTCACCACCTGCACTCTGTCTAACAACCCCACTTACATCTGGTACAGGAACGGACAGCGTGTTACTAACCAGgacagaaatgaaatgtatgtCGAAAGCGGGGATGCAAGCAGCTACTCCTGTGCTGTAAGAGGACATGAGCAGCTTCgctctcctgctgtctgtaaGAACTCACTTTAAACTTCACTCACTCTATCTTCATCTCACTTGCAGCTTCTGTTAGATTACAATAAAGATATAGTATTTGTTGACACACATCTGAGACTAACTAATGATGttagttgttgttattattattattattattattattttaaatgtcctAATATTGCTATGGCTAATCTTTTACCCCCatgtaatatattgtatatcatGTTCAACTTTATATTTTGGTAAATATTAAATCATATCCTGTGAGAAAATATTTGTTTCACATTTTCCCTTACTCATCGAGACACTCCAGAAGGTGCTTTATTGTATCATTTCCCACCCATGCCACCACAAAGCACTGACTGGGTGGATttgtggctgtagggatttgcactcattcagccacaagagcattagtgagatcaggcactgaagTCAGGTGAGGAAGCCTGGGatgcagtcggcgttccagttcatcccaaaggtgttcagtggggttgagttcttcctctccaaccttggcaaatcatgtcttcatggtgcTCGCTTTGCGCACAGggccattgtcatgctggaacaggtttgggcctcttggttccagtgaaaggaaaattgtaatgctactgcataaaaagacattctagacaattgtttccttccaactttgtggcaacagtttggggaagaacaacatatggatgtgatggccaggtccatatacttttggaaTCCAAAACACTAGAGATTTCTCCCACTGCCTCCTGAAGAGATGACATGTCCACTGGGTTAAGGAGTTCCTCAAAGTGCTCCTTCCATAATTCAGCAAGATCCCCCCATAGAGGTCAACCCTGCCCTCTCATTTGTTCTCTTCTCCCCATCCTGAGGCACCAAATGTTTCGCCAGAGCATTCAGCAAGATCCCCCATAGAGGTCAACACTCCcctctcattttttctcttctccccATCCTGAGgcacaaaatgttttccagAGCATTTTTGTGGCCACCTGAAAGTCTTATTTCCACAGACTCTTCATAATCCTCCCATGCCAGAGCTTTCTCTTCTGGAACTACTTTTGCTTCAGCCCTTCTGCCTCTCCTATGCCTCTCAATTAAAGAGAGGAGAGCCCTCTAAGAGCAATGCTCAGAAGGGGCCACTAGGCATCAATTCCCTCACCGCTAGTGTCCACCAGCATCTTAGGGTTATTGCCCAGACAGACACTGACAGCCTTTCAGTCCAGAGCTTCTTGCAGGTGTCTCTACTATACTGCTGAGTACAAAGCTACTTGATCATGTCCTTTACCTCACTCGGTACAATGGAAAAGTCCTTTCAGAGGTGGGAAATTCATATTAAATTCATCTCTTACCGAAGCTTCTGCCAGACACTTCCCATGTTGATGTAAGGCCGACTATATCTAGTCCATACCTTTCCATGTACCTTTCTATCTCACGCACTAACTCAGACTCTTTCCCCACCAGTAAATTGACCTTCCATGTTTCAAAACCCTTCCGTTGCAAGGGTCCGTCTGAAACTGTCCATAATATTTCTGTCTCCCCACTTGCTTGAGGACACCACCCCCAGGCCTTACTCCAGGGGTGGGTCCTGGTAATTCTAATCTCTGCAaggcatactttttttttgtatctgtcATGGGACTTGAAGATTTCAAATGATGATGGGGTACATAACACCTGATTTAGGTACTTCATTGTGACTTGTGatcaaaatatataaactaataCGTATTTATTGTCTAATTCTTCATAATTTCCCAATCAGATTCCCCTAAAAACACCAGAGCAGTGGTTCTTTCCTCTGGAGACACAGTGGAGGGGGATACAGTGACTCtgagctgtagcagtgatgCAAACCCTCCTGTTCTCAACTACTCCTGGTTTAAGCAGAGAACAGatgcagacacactgctgacaaCAGGCCAGAATTACAGCATCAGCAACATCAGCTCCCAGCACAGCGGACTGTACTACTGCACTGCTCGCAACCAGCTGGGACAGCACAACTCTACACCAACACACCTGGATGTGTTACGTATGTGTCATGCCTTAATCTGGATGTAcctaaacaaaacaatttttataCATACTTGTGGCATTTAAAAACCAGGTTTGCTTTTCCTTCATGCATATATTCTTGCTTCCAGTTGAAGTTTGTATGTGTGGAAGTGGAAAGAATTAATGGTGTTTGTAACAGGGTAAATAGTTGGTTCCGGAATTGCATGTGCAACATCCACAAAagctgaaaaataatttaatgtaagtaaatatttttgtaggCCAAACCAAACTCCTAAGGGACCTTCCATGCACGCAAACGTTTATCACCTCTCTATGGTACACATTAAgataccattaaaaaaaattgtgctgtTGTTTTCTACTTACAATTGAATGCTTAAACATAaccaatatttattttcaaaaagtttttcattttcagggaTTTTGGAGTTTGTTGCCTcagggcaacacacacatttttgtaattttctaacacacatttatatatttctgataTAAAGTTATTCAAAATACATCTTGACTTACGGATAAACATAGATCCCATTTTTAtcttgatgaaaaatgactgaaatactGGTTAAAGGGTACTATAGAGGAAATACAGTGCAAACCTGCTGAAAGAAGACTGAAATTGGCTGCCAGTCGATAATATGATCAATTTTTGCATTTCTATTGTTTAGTATTGGGTCGTCCCTTCCTGATGAAGCATAGACTCAGAAgatttgttgttgatttttgcTGCAGCAAGCCAAAGTTTTTCATTTTGCCTGGAGGCAACACGGTACCATGGAGGGTTAATCcactaatgcagctcagccattgcagctaGTCAGctaccacacacacccactaaAGCCCTCAACATACTAAATGCTGAGACGACATCTGTAAGAGTTGAAGACAAAACCACCTTTGCGAGCTTACACATTTGTATACTCCCTGCTGTTTCGTATTGGTGTATAAGTGCTCCAGTACTGCAGTGGTGCTATTAAAATTTAATGGCAATTTCCAAAACTACAAGAAAAAGATTACTGCTCCTCATCTATCATGGAATGATTCGGCTTGGGCATACCTTGTTTGTAACAACATAGAGTTGGACATGTAGTGTTCACCCAAAACAGAGAACGAAGCCTCCACACAACATCTCCACATAAAGTATGCTAAGGCCTTAAAGGCCTCAGTATAATTCTTGACGCATTTATGTTACTGTATGTTCATGAGGCCCAGTGtttttaatattgatattaatattaatattaatgcctGCTTTCAGATTCCCCTAAAAACACCAGAGCAGTGGTTCTTTCCTCTGGAGACACAGTGGAGGGGGattcagtgactctgagctgtagcagtgatgcaaaccctcctgttctcacctactcCTGGTTTAAGCAGAAAGCAGatgcagacacactgctgacaaCAGGCCAGAATTACAGCATCAGCAACATCAGCTCCCAGAACAGCGGACTGTACTACTGCACTGCTCACAACCAGCTGGGACAGCACAACTCTACACCTACACACCTGGACGTGTTATGtaagtactgtttttttttttaattttctaaatgtAATACATTCAATGACTAATCAACTGATACTTCTGATCAGACCCTCCACGAATCCCATCTGTGACTGTCTTTCCATCCGTGTCTGGTGATCTGGTCACACTGTTGTGCGTGAGTGACTCCAACCCCATCAGCTCTTACACCTGGTACAGGAAAACAGAAGGAGATGTGATACTGATTGGAAATGGCACCAATTTAACTTTATCCTCAACAGCAGATGGATTTTACTACTGTACAGCAAGGAATGGATTTGGATCATCCAATTCATCAAAATGGGCATATACATCAGGTACTCGCTTCACACAAGCATGCAATGTTGTGATGATGCATCACCTTTTCTTGCCCCCTCTTTGTCTCCACTGCAAGACATATGTGACTTTTGAACATGCTGGTTGTTCTTTACTGATACAGATAACAGAGCTGTGAAATACGCAAGTCTTGGTGTCACTGTTGCATTGGTTCTTATATTCAttcctgtgtgtctgtggaaaTGGTAAGAAACCGAAATCACATTTACAACGTTACACATCGTTtacaggggttctcaaactttttgcacccagagacccctttaactgtGCCGGTgattttattatacatattCCAACAGGAGAGGAGTACCAGTGGCCAGCAGCAGGAGTGAGGAGAACAGTGTCACTGTAAGTTTTGGCAAGGGTATTAACAGAGAAATGGGAAATTcagttatttaaaatgtcatggcTTTTCCTAAAGGTTTGATCAAAACATTCAGCcattccttcatttattttctgtctgcTTTTTGTGGTGGGGGTTGCATGAGAGTGTTAGCCCAGACTTCTTTATCCCCATCAACAAGTCCCTAGATGTTCCCAACATATTGTGAGAGGTGAAGTCTCTCCCCTCACCTGACGGGAGCATCCCACTCTCATCCCACGTTTTAATCACATAACCCCAGCCTTATCCAGTGCCTTCACCTGAGACTGAATCTCATCCACCTCTGCAGCCTTGCCATTCTGAAGTTTTCTAACCACCTTGGTAACCTTAGCCACAAAAATGGAGTCCAAAACACCAAAGATTTCTCAAACTGCATCTTGAATAGAGGACATGGCCGTGGGGTAAAAAATTTCCTGGATAAAGTGCTCCTTCCGTTGCGTAACCCTAGTAGAGATCAATACTGCCTCACACTTGCTTAACAGAGTGTGGTCTTGTCTTCCTTTCCTGAAGCACCGAATTTTTTGCCAGAACATCTTCAGGGTGACCCAAAAGTATTTTTTCGTGGGCTCTCGGAACTTCTCCCATGCCCAGGCTTTCACTTCTATAACTGCTTTTGCAGCAGCCCATCTAGCTCTCTATAGCTCTCAATTGAGTCGGTATTGCCTGTACTATGCTTGAGCATTAATCAGGAAGGCATCCTTCTTCAACTTGACAGCTTTCCTGACCACTGGTGTCCACCAGCACATCTTAGATTAGAGACAGTCCTCCCCTGATCAAGAATTTTGGAACCAGAGCCCATACTGAGCCTACTGTGTAAGGCCAATTATATCTAGTCCATACTTTTCCATCTCATGCACTAATTCTGACTCTTTGCACACCAGTGAAGTGGCCTTCCATGTACACAAAGACATTTTCCATTGCAATGGTATGTAAAAGGCTGTGCATTACATCCTTGCAACCCAACTAGCATAGCACCTGACCCACACTCTTCATCTTGCAGGTGGTGTCCCCACAAGTTCGCGTCTATGTAGCCATTCAGGGGTTCAGCCCAGCTGGTTACATGGGTGGCTAGGTCACTatccactgtttgaagaagagcagaaatatagaggccataccacaagatgcaaaccactcatcagctgTAAGAATTGGaaagccagattggaatttgcaaaaaagtacagagatgagccacaaaagttctggaaccaagatgaaccTTTCCCAatgtgatggaaaggccaaagtgtggagaaagaaaggatctgctcatgatacAAAACATAccagctcatcagtcaagcatggtggaggtagtgtcatggtttgggcttgcatggctgcttctggaacaggctcactaaacCTTATTGATGAGGTTTAGTGATGACTCATGattgtagcagcagaatgaattcagaagtttacaggaacattttatctgccaatttacagagataTGCATCCAAATTAATCCGTAGGAACtttatcatgcagcaagacaacgatccaaaacacacagccaacTCAACAAAGGACTTTATaagggggaaaagtggaaggctttagactggccaagtcaatcaccagaccttaacccaattgagcaagcatttcacctcctgaagaggagactgcaGGGAGAAACTCTCCAAGACATGCAACAACTGAAagagcatcacaaaagaagaaatgaacAATTTGGTTATGTCAGTGAGTCGCAggtttgatgcagttattgcaagcaagggataggcaaccaaatattaagttttatttacttcaaaatttatctgttcctatacttttgctcacctaaaactTGGGTGGTCTGATACAAAAGGTTCtatgttttatgttgtttaacacatctagatgtaaatccCAAACTCTTATCTCGTATCCATTTTTGATCTCAGACCCAAATGTCTTTGCTGTGTAGCACAAACAAttgaattggccttgccgttccaatagtTTTGGACGGGACTGTACTTAACACATTTTTGCCAATATATTTGGATATAACCTTATAATTCCAAGGTGTTGATTTGTATAACTATGtcccatctttctctctctctctctctctctctctttctctctcaagaGTAACTCTGCCCCTATATATGGTAACATCTCAGCTATGgccatgacctctgacctcacaCATACAGCCTCCTCAGAAGGACAGGATGATGTTTGGTACTCCACCATTAATTTTACACATTCCCACATGAAGGAAGAGCCTCTCTACTCAACTGCTCAACTGCCTAATACGCTTGAGGAAGAGGAAGTAGAATATGCCGTAGTGAACCTTCCCAAACCAAGACCTGTTCAGTAGGTGacacaaattacattttattcatcataaaCAGTTTATTCAGTGACTGATATGTgtgcaatgttttaaaattttacagGACGGAGGAAATCTACAGAAATCTGAAGTTCAACGAATGTAAGAAAAGTGACGATCAACCAGATGccagatttttttccttataaagACAGAATTATAAAGTAGTTCtttagaaatacattttaaaacttatCCTTAATTTCAGATTAAACTGGCAGTTGTTTAGCATTTCGTATTtcgatttttcttttaacacgTTTCTTTTTGAGTCTTTTTGATACCAAAATAATGTCCACATATATTGTATACACTCATACAGACACttactttaataaaacatatatatgatTGTCACCTATGTACCACTGGTTGCTTAATTCAGACTTTCAATATTCAGTCATTTATCTGGGTGAGCTGGTGGTTTTAAAATACATCTCGTGACACACTCGGACACTTCAGGAGTGAATCCAGTGAGAATAgcgcaaagagtacaagagtacaatataagtagctgaaatattgtaaacataagaagtagcagcctatgtacaatataaataaatattgtaacagcataatgtaatgtgcaaaaacttgcaaaaaaaattgcaaagaggatggatgATGCtcaattgtgtgtgtatgtatgtgtgtgtgttctttcagtccagtttctgagtattgaggagtctgatggattgggggaagaaactgttgcacagtctggtacCAAATGCTTCGGTActgtttaccagacggcaggagggtgaagagtgtgtgagaggggtgtgtggggtcatccacaatgctgttggCTTTGCGggtgcagcgtgaggtgtaattgtctgtgatggagggaagagagaccctgaagatcttctcagctgtcctcactatccactGAAGGGTCTTGCGTTC carries:
- the LOC128317068 gene encoding sialoadhesin-like, with product MMQPLEQDFFRARLFSAAAIVLVLAGVQAQHSVTLSSQHLCAVTGSTVKIPCTFTKPKHSATQREWYQVQSSEAETQDLSKDPQYSGRVSVSTVTSSCELTLRNVRVSDSGVYNFRFKVTQRGDWISASSGVHLTVTDLKVTVSDSGSGQKKLSCTACTLSNNPTYIWYKNGQLFTDQDRNEMYVSREDVDSYSCAVRGHEELRSPAVCISCWSVTYSTQTICSLIGSSVDIHSYYTYPLHYEVTEVFWFIKEQIGVEPVDVRADEEYQDRVQYTHSSQNDCRMRITNLTERDAQTYRFRFYTDDPQGRYTGQPGVSLSVTDLKVTVSNSGSRQKKLSCITTCTLSNNPTYIWYKNGQRVTDQYTHELSRHDSSWDAGSYSCAVRGHEQLRSPAVCVFDEKSCWSVTYSTQTICSLIGSSVDIHSYYTFPDHSNITEVFWFIKEQVGVEPVDVREDEEYRGRVQYTHSSQNNCSLRITNLTERDAETYRFRFYTDDPQGRYTGQPGVSLSVTDLKVTVSDSSRGQKKLSCVTTCTLSNNPTYIWYRNGQRVTNQDRNEMYVESGDASSYSCAVRGHEQLRSPAVYSPKNTRAVVLSSGDTVEGDTVTLSCSSDANPPVLNYSWFKQRTDADTLLTTGQNYSISNISSQHSGLYYCTARNQLGQHNSTPTHLDVLHSPKNTRAVVLSSGDTVEGDSVTLSCSSDANPPVLTYSWFKQKADADTLLTTGQNYSISNISSQNSGLYYCTAHNQLGQHNSTPTHLDVLYPPRIPSVTVFPSVSGDLVTLLCVSDSNPISSYTWYRKTEGDVILIGNGTNLTLSSTADGFYYCTARNGFGSSNSSKWAYTSDNRAVKYASLGVTVALVLIFIPVCLWKWRGVPVASSRSEENSVTSNSAPIYGNISAMAMTSDLTHTASSEGQDDVWYSTINFTHSHMKEEPLYSTAQLPNTLEEEEVEYAVVNLPKPRPVQTEEIYRNLKFNECKKSDDQPDARFFSL